A genomic window from Salvia miltiorrhiza cultivar Shanhuang (shh) chromosome 5, IMPLAD_Smil_shh, whole genome shotgun sequence includes:
- the LOC131025070 gene encoding caffeoylshikimate esterase, with the protein MASTLHPRWEYTHFRRNIPTPFFHRRTLPVIVAAQKKPKIDGVSDELNSIASQNLDHAPARRRVRSAFANVQQHLDHILFKMSPAGIRTEEWYEVNSEGQEIFCKSWLPKPGVRIKGALCFCHGYGDTCTFFFEGIAKHIAASGYGVYAIDHPGFGLSEGLHGYIPSFDAVVDNVIEQFKIMKGRPEISGLPRFIFGQSMGGAIALKALLKAPNEWDGIVLVAPMCKISEEMTPPVPLQQVLIFLSKLMPQAKLVPQKDIADLAFRELSKKILAPYNVISYSDQTRLKTAVELLNATKSIESQVDKVASPMLILHGAADRVTDPRVSQFLYDNASTNDKTLKLYEGGFHSILEGEPDDIILAVLTDIVSWLDSRTTLK; encoded by the exons ATGGCCTCAACCCTCCACCCTCGCTGGGAATATACCCACTTTCGCCGGAATATTCCCACACCCTTTTTCCACCGTCGGACATTACCGGTGATCGTGGCGGCGCAGAAAAAGCCCAAGATCGATGGCGTCAGCGACGAGCTCAACTCCATCGCCTCCCAGAATTTGGACCACGCCCCCGCTCGAAGAAGGGTGCGATCGGCTTTCGCCAATGTTCAGCAGCACCTCGATCATATACTGTTTAAG ATGTCTCCAGCTGGGATCAGAACGGAGGAG TGGTATGAGGTGAATTCAGAAGGTCAAGAGATTTTCTGTAAAAGCTGGTTGCCGAAGCCCGGTGTACGGATCAAAGGCGCCTTGTGTTTTTGCCATGGATATGGTGACACCTGCACATTTTTCTTTGAAG GCATTGCCAAGCACATTGCTGCTTCTGGTTATGGTGTCTACGCCATCGACCATCCTGGTTTTGGTCTCTCTGAAGGACTACATGGCTACATCCCCTCGTTTGATGCTGTGGTCGATAATGTCATTGAGCAATTCAAGATCATGAAAG GAAGGCCGGAGATTAGTGGGCTGCCCCGTTTCATATTTGGTCAGTCCATGGGAGGCGCGATTGCTCTCAAAGCGCTTCTAAAGGCGCCAAATGAATGGGACGGCATAGTGCTTGTTGCTCCAATGTGTAAA ATCTCAGAGGAAATGACGCCGCCCGTCCCACTCCAGCAAGTGCTCATCTTCTTATCTAAGCTCATGCCACAGGCGAAGCTCGTGCCCCAGAAAGATATAGCAGACTTGGCTTTCAGAGAGCTGAGCAAGAAGATATTG GCTCCATACAATGTGATCAGCTACTCAGACCAGACGCGGCTGAAGACTGCTGTCGAGCTGTTGAATGCCACAAAGTCCATTGAGTCGCAGGTGGACAAG GTCGCGTCTCCAATGCTGATCCTTCACGGGGCTGCTGATAGGGTTACGGATCCCCGGGTCAGCCAGTTCTTGTACGACAACGCCTCAACCAACGACAAAACTTTGAAGCTCTATGAGGGTGGATTTCACTCTATTCTCGAAGGGGAACCGGATGATATAATTTTGGCTGTTCTTACTGACATTGTTTCATGGCTTGATTCTAGGACAACTTTGAAAtag
- the LOC131025071 gene encoding 50S ribosomal protein L15, chloroplastic yields MATCLLSLSSPTTSTATPHLRLFSSHFKGSVRNLRASPSPFPSINLCHHKAKPRKPLLVQNSAAVQETSGSVENGRFRLNNLGPQPGSRKNAKRKGRGHAAGQGGSCGFGMRGQKSRSGPGVRRGFEGGQMPLYRRLPKLRGIAGGMRAGLPKYVPVNLKDIADAGFQEGEEVSLESLKKKGLINPSGRERRLPLKILGDGDLSVKLDFKARAFSAAAKEKIEAAGCSLTVLPGRKKWVKPSVTKNLARAEEYFAKKRASADWTDSPSA; encoded by the exons ATGGCTACTTGCTTACTCTCCCTCTCCTCCCCCACCACTTCCACAGCTACTCCTCATCTGCGCCTCTTCTCTTCTCATTTCAAG GGAAGTGTGAGAAATCTGAGGGCGAGCCCATCTCCGtttccttcaataaacctctgccACCACAAAGCGAAGCCACGGAAGCCGCTTCTTGTTCAGAATTCCGCGGCCGTCCAGGAAACTTCTGGAAGCGTCGAGAATGGTCGATTCCGCCTCAATAACTTGGGCCCGCAGCCGGGGTCCCGGAAGAATGCAAAGAGAAAGGGGCGAGGGCACGCGGCCGGGCAGGGGGGCAGCTGCGGGTTCGGAATGAGGGGTCAGAAATCGAGGTCCGGTCCTGGCGTCAGGAGGGGATTTGAGGGCGGCCAGATGCCCCTCTATCGAAGACTCCCCAAATTGAGGGGAATTGCTGGAG GCATGCGTGCTGGATTACCAAAGTATGTACCAGTGAACTTGAAAGATATTGCAGATGCTGGATTtcaagaaggagaagaagtttCGTTGGAGTCCTTGAAGAAGAAAGGTCTCATAAACCCATCGGGAAGGGAAAGAAGACTTCCTCTCAAG ATCTTAGGTGATGGGGACTTGAGTGTGAAACTCGACTTCAAGGCTCGAGCCTTTTCAGCTGCAGCAAAAGAGAAGATAGAGGCGGCCGGTTGTTCATTGACCGTTCTTCCTGGGCGAAAGAAATGGGTGAAGCCATCTGTAACGAAAAACCTTGCCCGTGCTGAAGAATACTTCGCCAAGAAACGGGCATCAGCTGACTGGACCGACTCGCCTTCGGCTTGA